From Toxorhynchites rutilus septentrionalis strain SRP chromosome 2, ASM2978413v1, whole genome shotgun sequence, a single genomic window includes:
- the LOC129771080 gene encoding larval/pupal cuticle protein H1C-like, with protein MFAKLFIVALAIAAVAARPGVPIAATYASPYVSAIGAPAVVATRSTYHGIGAPAIAYSNYAAPAAVSAYSSPLATYSHGLPAVSTYSAGVPVAYSSLGVSPYTVY; from the exons ATGTTCGCCAAACTG TTCATCGTTGCCCTCGCCATCGCCGCTGTGGCCGCTCGTCCAGGAGTCCCAATTGCCGCTACCTATGCCTCCCCGTACGTAAGTGCTATCGGTGCCCCAGCAGTGGTCGCCACCCGCAGCACATACCATGGAATTGGTGCCCCAGCTATCGCCTACTCGAACTATGCTGCCCCAGCTGCCGTGTCCGCCTACTCATCTCCACTGGCAACTTACTCCCATGGACTTCCAGCTGTGAGCACTTATTCCGCCGGAGTTCCAGTGGCGTACTCTTCCCTCGGAGTGTCCCCTTACACCGTCTACTAA
- the LOC129771909 gene encoding uncharacterized protein LOC129771909 isoform X2 encodes MFAKFLIISCLLAVVCAKPHVLTPYVGPAFVTAHSSQVFARTYNELVPFAVPTAAAAAEYPVHFPAPVHIAYPAHPVPSIHFAQPAPTVLAYPIFKHISAVPVGHSVVAVPAAPAVIPAVAVKSAVAVTPVAKVVPAAPVAKLVAPVRAPTHFLTKIRYRSVVV; translated from the exons ATGTTTGCAAAG TTCCTTATCATCAGCTGTCTGTTGGCTGTGGTCTGTGCTAAGCCACATGTCCTCACACCTTACGTAGGCCCCGCATTCGTCACTGCGCATAGTTCTCAGGTCTTTGCGCGTACCTATAATGAACTAGTGCCATTCGCAGttccaacagcagcagcagcagcagaatatcCTGTCCATTTTCCCGCTCCGGTCCACATCGCATACCCTGCGCATCCCGTCCCTTCGATTCATTTCGCGCAACCTGCTCCAACAGTATTGGCTTATCCCATcttcaaacacatttcagcagTGCCAGTTGGGCATTCAGTGGTAGCGGTTCCTGCTGCCCCTGCAGTGATTCCAGCAGTTGCAGTGAAATCAGCAGTGGCAGTCACCCCAGTGGCCAAAGTGGTGCCGGCCGCTCCAGTTGCCAAATTGGTCGCACCAGTGCGGGCGCCGACACATTTCCTCACAAAAATCCGCTACCGATCGGTTGTGGTGTGA
- the LOC129771909 gene encoding uncharacterized protein LOC129771909 isoform X1 encodes MFAKVFLIISCLLAVVCAKPHVLTPYVGPAFVTAHSSQVFARTYNELVPFAVPTAAAAAEYPVHFPAPVHIAYPAHPVPSIHFAQPAPTVLAYPIFKHISAVPVGHSVVAVPAAPAVIPAVAVKSAVAVTPVAKVVPAAPVAKLVAPVRAPTHFLTKIRYRSVVV; translated from the exons ATGTTTGCAAAGGTG TTCCTTATCATCAGCTGTCTGTTGGCTGTGGTCTGTGCTAAGCCACATGTCCTCACACCTTACGTAGGCCCCGCATTCGTCACTGCGCATAGTTCTCAGGTCTTTGCGCGTACCTATAATGAACTAGTGCCATTCGCAGttccaacagcagcagcagcagcagaatatcCTGTCCATTTTCCCGCTCCGGTCCACATCGCATACCCTGCGCATCCCGTCCCTTCGATTCATTTCGCGCAACCTGCTCCAACAGTATTGGCTTATCCCATcttcaaacacatttcagcagTGCCAGTTGGGCATTCAGTGGTAGCGGTTCCTGCTGCCCCTGCAGTGATTCCAGCAGTTGCAGTGAAATCAGCAGTGGCAGTCACCCCAGTGGCCAAAGTGGTGCCGGCCGCTCCAGTTGCCAAATTGGTCGCACCAGTGCGGGCGCCGACACATTTCCTCACAAAAATCCGCTACCGATCGGTTGTGGTGTGA